The following coding sequences lie in one Candidatus Micrarchaeia archaeon genomic window:
- a CDS encoding MBL fold metallo-hydrolase RNA specificity domain-containing protein, translating to RPMSIDKGFLLSDHADFNDILNYIEQAEPKQIYCAHGNEYLLSKELRKRGYNAMPYSNLDSSQRRLRTE from the coding sequence AGGCCTATGAGTATTGATAAAGGATTTTTATTAAGCGACCATGCTGATTTTAATGATATTTTGAATTATATAGAGCAAGCAGAACCAAAACAGATATATTGCGCTCATGGAAATGAGTATTTATTATCAAAAGAATTAAGAAAAAGAGGATATAATGCAATGCCTTATTCTAATTTAGATTCTTCCCAGCGACGTTTAAGAACAGAATAA